In Deltaproteobacteria bacterium, a single genomic region encodes these proteins:
- a CDS encoding L,D-transpeptidase family protein has protein sequence MSPDRTLYGAARWVKANEKDTLLDIARDFDLGYNQIIAANPGVDPWVPPKEGLVLVPSAVILPRERISSGIVVNLAEMRLYYFFSDGGNQYFLTAPIGIGTEGFLTELGVYTVQSKTANPTWVVPESIKEMEPDLPAEVPPGPENPLGDYVFRLSQRQYAIHGTNQPWGIGRRVSHGCIRMYPEDVSILYPLISVGTIVHVVYEPINVGWGGGKCWIQVFDDFDNRIDDLRSKAMGELSRWETAVGPLDVDVETLDRALKDKTGVPAAVARPKKP, from the coding sequence CTGTCCCCTGACAGGACCTTATATGGCGCCGCGCGCTGGGTAAAAGCGAATGAAAAGGACACGCTCCTGGATATCGCACGTGACTTTGACCTTGGATACAATCAGATCATTGCTGCGAACCCGGGGGTTGATCCCTGGGTGCCGCCCAAGGAGGGTCTTGTGCTTGTCCCGTCGGCCGTTATACTCCCTCGAGAGCGTATAAGCTCGGGTATCGTTGTAAATCTGGCGGAGATGCGCCTTTACTACTTCTTTTCGGACGGCGGCAACCAATACTTTCTCACTGCCCCCATTGGCATCGGCACAGAAGGCTTTCTCACCGAATTGGGTGTCTATACAGTACAAAGCAAGACCGCTAACCCAACCTGGGTGGTGCCGGAGTCAATCAAGGAAATGGAACCGGATCTCCCGGCCGAGGTGCCGCCGGGGCCGGAGAACCCGCTGGGCGACTATGTTTTTCGTCTTTCCCAAAGGCAATATGCAATACATGGTACAAATCAGCCATGGGGAATCGGGCGGAGAGTAAGCCACGGCTGTATCCGCATGTACCCTGAAGACGTAAGCATACTCTATCCGCTCATATCCGTGGGGACGATCGTCCATGTCGTCTATGAACCGATCAATGTGGGATGGGGAGGTGGGAAGTGCTGGATACAGGTATTTGACGATTTTGATAACCGGATCGACGATCTGCGTTCAAAGGCGATGGGCGAACTCTCTCGCTGGGAAACAGCCGTAGGCCCCCTTGACGTCGATGTCGAGACCCTGGACAGGGCGTTGAAGGACAAAACCGGGGTGCCTGCGGCTGTTGCGCGCCCCAAAAAACCTTAA
- a CDS encoding ARMT1-like domain-containing protein yields the protein MRIQPECIPCILTMSITAMRELGLQGDAEKELYGNILDIPWLRGRSWDITSPEVLERVMHVMMDATGRRDPFQEVKTLQNRRIMGIVPFLKSMLKAASDPLHTAVKLAILGNTIDLMMGNRPTDIENSIAERLREPVSDIEYQKFRRRLDKCRFLVYLGDNAGEIVFDRLLMETIRGLRDMDIVFIVRSVPALNDATMDEARSVGIHEISTIVENGIDGPCPGTVLCRCSQEVTELIHRADMVISKGGGNFDALEEEKGAVRDKITFMLLSKCTPYCNFFGVNLHQPILAHLGKVCSGNP from the coding sequence ATGCGGATTCAACCGGAATGCATTCCCTGTATCTTGACCATGTCCATCACCGCCATGAGGGAACTGGGACTCCAGGGTGACGCAGAAAAAGAACTGTATGGCAATATCTTGGACATCCCGTGGTTGAGGGGCCGGTCGTGGGATATCACCAGCCCTGAAGTCCTTGAGAGGGTCATGCATGTGATGATGGATGCGACCGGGAGAAGGGATCCCTTTCAAGAGGTCAAGACCCTTCAGAACAGGCGGATCATGGGGATCGTCCCGTTTCTGAAAAGCATGCTGAAAGCGGCCTCTGATCCGCTTCATACGGCCGTAAAACTGGCCATTCTGGGAAATACCATCGATCTTATGATGGGAAACCGGCCCACCGACATTGAAAACTCTATTGCCGAGAGGCTGAGAGAGCCTGTCTCCGATATAGAGTATCAGAAATTCCGAAGGCGGCTGGACAAGTGTCGTTTTCTGGTCTATCTGGGAGACAATGCCGGTGAGATTGTCTTTGACAGACTCCTCATGGAAACCATCAGGGGGCTGCGGGATATGGATATCGTCTTTATCGTGAGGAGCGTGCCCGCGCTCAATGATGCCACCATGGATGAGGCGCGGTCGGTGGGAATCCACGAGATCTCAACCATCGTGGAAAATGGAATTGACGGGCCGTGCCCGGGGACGGTCCTTTGCAGATGTTCTCAAGAGGTGACGGAATTGATCCACCGGGCCGACATGGTCATCTCCAAGGGCGGGGGCAACTTCGACGCCCTGGAAGAGGAAAAGGGGGCGGTAAGAGACAAGATCACCTTCATGCTCCTCTCCAAATGCACGCCGTACTGCAATTTCTTCGGTGTGAACCTTCACCAGCCCATATTGGCCCATCTGGGCAAGGTCTGTTCGGGCAATCCCTGA
- a CDS encoding L,D-transpeptidase, with the protein MVADGEQAAEFPAAFGIDPDSDKYKSFDGATPEGLYVITYKKYKSEFHRFLGISYPNLADAARGLAQGVISLKEYKKIYQDIRKSGHTPCGTGLGCGIGIHGGGVFRYFGKNKETDWTEGCIALDNPAMEKLFNLCRPGDPVIIFNSRRNLCGIIRPFTHIKDMDENGVPICPDGICTYQVEVPVSWGRMIIIIKEGKDYGRSMKVMGYKDDVQKPFFILVDRNADGYLSTVDSISGSIADEKRPDATYERIREAVVSALSRGDILDSVDGR; encoded by the coding sequence GTGGTTGCGGATGGGGAACAGGCCGCCGAATTTCCGGCCGCATTCGGCATAGACCCTGATTCAGACAAATACAAGTCATTTGACGGCGCGACCCCTGAAGGCCTTTATGTCATCACTTATAAGAAATACAAAAGCGAATTCCACCGGTTCCTGGGCATCTCTTACCCCAATCTTGCCGACGCGGCCAGGGGTTTGGCCCAAGGTGTGATATCTCTCAAGGAATATAAAAAAATATATCAAGACATTCGGAAGTCAGGCCATACACCCTGCGGTACCGGCCTGGGCTGCGGCATCGGGATCCATGGCGGAGGGGTTTTCAGATATTTCGGCAAGAACAAAGAGACCGACTGGACCGAGGGCTGCATCGCATTGGACAATCCGGCCATGGAAAAGCTATTCAATCTCTGCAGGCCCGGAGACCCCGTCATCATATTCAACAGTCGCAGAAATCTTTGCGGCATCATCAGACCGTTTACCCATATAAAGGATATGGACGAGAACGGGGTGCCGATCTGCCCGGACGGTATCTGCACCTACCAGGTCGAGGTCCCTGTCTCTTGGGGCCGAATGATCATAATCATCAAGGAAGGAAAAGACTACGGCAGGTCCATGAAGGTCATGGGGTATAAAGACGATGTTCAGAAGCCGTTTTTTATTCTTGTTGACCGCAATGCGGACGGCTATTTATCGACTGTTGACAGCATAAGCGGTTCTATAGCAGATGAGAAAAGGCCCGATGCAACATACGAACGGATAAGAGAAGCGGTTGTCAGCGCCCTTTCCAGGGGCGACATTTTGGATTCAGTCGACGGTCGATAG